GGCGGCGGCGCAGCAGCGCGTCGTGCCGGACACCATGGCCCAGCGCCTGCTGGCGTGCACCGGCTGCCACGGCGCCCCTGCGACCGTGGCCGCGAACACGCAGCCGGCCGGGGAGCGGCGCTACTTCCCGCGCATCGCCGGCAAGCCGGCCGGCTACCTGTACAACCAGCTGCTGAACTTCCGCGCCGAGCGCCGCCGCTATCCGCTGATGACGCACATGGTGGCGCCGCTGTCGGACGATTACCTGCGCGAGATCGCCGCCCATTTCGCCGGCCAGCATCCGCCGGCGCCGCCTCCCGGGCGGCCGGATTCATCGGCCGCCGAACTGGAACGCGGGCGGCGCCTGGTGGCGCAGGGCGACGCCGCCCTGAAGGTGCCGGCCTGCATCGCCTGCCACGGCGAACGCCTGACCGGCGCCCTGCCCGCGATTCCCGGCCTGGCCGGGCTGCCGCGCGACTACATCAACGCCCAGTTCGGCGCCTGGCGCAACGGCGACCGCCACGCCCTGGCGCCGGACTGCATGGCCGTCATCGCCGCACGCCTGTCGCCGGCGGACATCGCCGCCGTCTCGGCCTGGCTGGCCAGCCAGCCGCAGCCGTCCGATGTGCGCCCGGCGCCGCAGCCGGATCGGCC
The genomic region above belongs to Massilia forsythiae and contains:
- a CDS encoding c-type cytochrome: MRGSLDIPVVLLGWALLAPAAAQQRVVPDTMAQRLLACTGCHGAPATVAANTQPAGERRYFPRIAGKPAGYLYNQLLNFRAERRRYPLMTHMVAPLSDDYLREIAAHFAGQHPPAPPPGRPDSSAAELERGRRLVAQGDAALKVPACIACHGERLTGALPAIPGLAGLPRDYINAQFGAWRNGDRHALAPDCMAVIAARLSPADIAAVSAWLASQPQPSDVRPAPQPDRPLPLACGSAPEARPRTAVARP